One region of Haladaptatus cibarius D43 genomic DNA includes:
- a CDS encoding Lrp/AsnC ligand binding domain-containing protein: MVHAFIMVNTAAGKSQGLLDSVRDLDSVGEAHIVAGDYDIVVEVDAEEVYNVLQTSSSDIQGLDGVVDTKTYIAID; the protein is encoded by the coding sequence ATGGTTCACGCATTTATCATGGTCAACACCGCTGCAGGAAAGTCCCAAGGACTACTGGATTCGGTGCGGGACTTGGACAGCGTCGGGGAAGCCCACATCGTTGCAGGAGATTACGACATCGTGGTGGAAGTGGACGCGGAGGAAGTGTACAACGTGCTTCAAACCTCTTCGTCGGACATTCAGGGGTTGGATGGCGTCGTGGATACGAAAACGTACATCGCAATCGACTGA
- the pdhA gene encoding pyruvate dehydrogenase (acetyl-transferring) E1 component subunit alpha produces the protein MNRIIGERELAETPFSAEDARETFKQMVLARRFDERAIALQRRGWMSSWPPYRGQEGSQVGAALAMEDDDWLFPTYRSNAMQAARGVPISDILLFRLGRPEYNSDHDVPNFPQAVPIATQIPHAAGVGMGMNYRAEENAVLCYFGDGATSEGDFHEGMNFAGVFDAPVVFFCENNNWAISLPRHKQTASESIAVKAEAYGFEGVQVDGNDPLAVREAVAEALDSAREGKPVLVESLTYRQGAHTTSDDPSKYEDQERDLPEWRKADPLERYESWLKEQDVIDDEFVEEAHDEADETLEEAVEEAESVEDPDPHDVFDRVYADVPPRLRKQKGWLDSFLETNDVYELDH, from the coding sequence ATGAACCGAATCATCGGAGAGCGGGAACTGGCCGAGACGCCCTTTTCCGCCGAAGATGCCCGCGAGACGTTTAAACAGATGGTTCTCGCCCGACGATTTGACGAGCGCGCAATCGCACTCCAGCGCCGGGGCTGGATGAGCAGTTGGCCGCCGTACCGCGGGCAGGAAGGCTCGCAGGTCGGTGCCGCGCTGGCGATGGAAGACGACGACTGGCTCTTTCCGACCTATCGCTCGAACGCGATGCAGGCCGCGCGCGGCGTCCCGATAAGCGACATTCTCCTGTTCCGACTGGGACGACCCGAGTACAACTCCGACCACGACGTGCCGAACTTCCCGCAGGCGGTTCCCATCGCCACCCAGATTCCCCATGCGGCGGGCGTCGGCATGGGGATGAACTACCGCGCAGAGGAGAATGCAGTGCTCTGTTACTTCGGTGACGGGGCAACCAGCGAGGGCGACTTCCACGAAGGGATGAACTTCGCGGGCGTTTTCGACGCGCCGGTCGTCTTCTTCTGTGAGAACAACAACTGGGCAATCAGCCTCCCACGACACAAACAGACCGCGAGCGAGAGCATCGCGGTGAAAGCCGAAGCCTACGGATTCGAGGGCGTACAGGTGGACGGCAACGACCCGCTCGCTGTGCGCGAAGCGGTCGCCGAGGCGCTCGATTCGGCACGGGAAGGAAAGCCCGTCCTGGTCGAGAGCCTGACCTACCGACAGGGAGCCCACACGACAAGCGACGACCCGAGCAAGTACGAAGACCAAGAGCGTGACCTGCCCGAGTGGCGGAAAGCCGACCCACTGGAACGCTACGAATCGTGGCTCAAAGAGCAGGACGTTATCGACGACGAGTTCGTGGAGGAAGCCCACGACGAAGCCGACGAAACGCTAGAAGAGGCAGTCGAAGAAGCCGAATCCGTCGAAGACCCCGACCCACACGACGTGTTCGACAGAGTGTACGCCGACGTGCCGCCGCGACTGCGCAAGCAGAAAGGCTGGTTAGACTCGTTCCTCGAAACGAACGACGTGTACGAACTTGACCACTGA
- a CDS encoding cupin domain-containing protein, which translates to MFDRYADLDLYPDDEEVQTAELVVTDDVLVKAFALGPDAELSAHEHGDSTNVFHILEGDVTVIQDDSEEVVSAPGVVLHERSVIHGARNETDETVIFTASLCPLP; encoded by the coding sequence ATGTTCGACCGCTACGCAGACCTCGACTTGTATCCCGACGACGAGGAAGTCCAAACCGCCGAACTGGTCGTCACCGACGACGTACTCGTGAAGGCCTTCGCCCTCGGCCCCGACGCGGAACTCTCGGCCCACGAACACGGCGATAGCACGAACGTTTTCCACATCTTGGAGGGCGACGTGACCGTGATTCAGGACGATTCGGAGGAAGTCGTCTCGGCCCCCGGCGTCGTCCTCCACGAGCGCAGCGTGATTCACGGCGCGCGGAACGAGACGGACGAAACTGTGATTTTCACGGCGAGTCTCTGCCCGCTTCCGTGA
- a CDS encoding MBL fold metallo-hydrolase — protein MATELADGLWWFDLGRVNAFLADDDGDLTLVDAGTPFDSGDIARGVNEAGYSVNDIDRVLVTHYDFDHVGALSRLASEAPVFVGKADAPILSGTETPDWQNHKGAFQRAAGSLVSAPENDIRPVEDENEIGSFTAYTTPGHSPGHVVYVSEKLDAAFFGDLVMESHGKLKPSSWAMSYDTDDVRDSIVSLAERAPDFEVAGMGHGVPFIRDGSERLRELAKML, from the coding sequence ATGGCGACCGAACTCGCGGACGGCCTCTGGTGGTTCGACCTCGGACGCGTGAACGCTTTCCTCGCGGACGACGACGGCGACCTGACGCTCGTAGACGCCGGAACGCCGTTCGACAGCGGCGACATCGCCCGCGGTGTCAACGAAGCGGGATACAGCGTGAACGACATCGACCGCGTGCTGGTGACGCACTACGATTTCGACCACGTCGGCGCGCTCTCCCGACTTGCCAGCGAAGCGCCCGTTTTCGTCGGCAAGGCGGACGCGCCGATTCTCTCCGGAACAGAAACGCCCGACTGGCAAAACCACAAAGGTGCATTCCAGCGCGCGGCGGGGTCGCTGGTTTCCGCGCCCGAAAACGACATTCGACCGGTCGAAGACGAGAACGAAATCGGGAGTTTCACGGCCTACACCACGCCGGGGCACTCTCCCGGCCACGTCGTGTACGTCAGCGAAAAACTCGATGCCGCCTTCTTCGGGGATTTGGTGATGGAGAGCCACGGGAAACTGAAACCCTCGTCGTGGGCTATGAGCTACGACACCGACGACGTGCGCGACAGCATCGTTTCGCTGGCGGAACGCGCCCCCGACTTCGAAGTCGCGGGAATGGGCCACGGGGTGCCTTTCATTCGTGACGGAAGCGAGCGACTGCGGGAGTTGGCCAAAATGTTGTGA
- a CDS encoding GNAT family N-acetyltransferase has product MTYDVRDELPTVEEFIALREAADMASRSRKAVEQGLPNSVFGVTVVDETGEVVGMARIIGDGGSVYQIGDMAVHPDHQRQGLGSRMMERLMAYLDENAPEGAYVNLMADVEGFYEQFGFEYTAPVSRGMYQRM; this is encoded by the coding sequence ATGACCTACGACGTTCGTGACGAACTGCCGACAGTCGAGGAGTTCATCGCCCTGCGTGAAGCCGCCGACATGGCATCCCGAAGCAGGAAGGCAGTCGAACAGGGGTTGCCGAACTCCGTGTTCGGCGTGACGGTGGTTGATGAGACTGGTGAAGTCGTCGGCATGGCCCGGATTATCGGCGACGGCGGTTCGGTGTACCAAATCGGCGATATGGCGGTACATCCCGACCACCAACGACAAGGGCTTGGTTCGCGGATGATGGAGCGACTGATGGCGTATTTGGACGAGAACGCGCCCGAGGGTGCCTATGTCAACCTCATGGCGGACGTGGAGGGATTTTACGAGCAGTTCGGCTTCGAGTACACTGCGCCTGTTTCGCGCGGGATGTACCAGCGAATGTGA
- a CDS encoding DUF7126 family protein — protein sequence MMRAVIAGPDEGGLGTALKSQDVETTDVEGVASRPAMEDAGIHDADLFVLTDVGQATAIAVAKDVNPKIRVVVYDENSIPEFARSQADLIVDPNLLTVDAVAEELTA from the coding sequence ATGATGCGCGCAGTTATCGCAGGCCCGGATGAAGGTGGACTCGGAACAGCACTGAAATCGCAGGACGTCGAAACGACCGACGTGGAAGGTGTCGCCTCCCGGCCTGCAATGGAAGACGCAGGCATCCACGACGCAGACCTATTCGTCCTCACCGACGTCGGACAGGCCACCGCAATCGCGGTTGCGAAGGACGTGAACCCGAAGATTCGGGTCGTGGTCTACGACGAAAACAGCATTCCGGAGTTCGCCCGCAGTCAGGCCGACCTCATCGTTGACCCGAACCTGCTGACGGTGGACGCGGTCGCAGAAGAGTTGACGGCGTAG
- the guaA gene encoding glutamine-hydrolyzing GMP synthase yields MVETGKFIEEAVAEIREEVGDSHAIIALSGGVDSSVAAALAYKAIGDQLTPVYVDTGLMRKGETAQIRETFAYMSSLEVVEAEDRFLDALSGVIDPEEKRAVIGEQFIREFEREAKETDADYLVQGTIYPDRIESEGGIKSHHNVGGLPDVVDFDGIVEPVRDLYKDEVRDVARALGLEDIVAERMPFPGPGLAVRVIGEVTREKAQVAREACHVVEEELEEYDPWQAFAAVVGKGTGVKGDNRVHGWIVAVRSVESRDGMTARAQELDWETLQRIQSRITGQNENVARVVYDVTHKPPATIEYE; encoded by the coding sequence ATGGTCGAAACCGGAAAATTCATCGAGGAAGCAGTCGCGGAGATTCGAGAGGAAGTCGGCGACTCGCACGCCATCATCGCGCTGTCGGGCGGCGTGGATTCGTCCGTCGCCGCCGCACTGGCGTACAAAGCTATCGGCGACCAACTCACGCCCGTCTACGTCGATACCGGCCTGATGCGGAAAGGCGAAACCGCGCAGATTCGAGAGACGTTCGCCTACATGAGTTCGTTGGAGGTCGTGGAAGCCGAAGACCGATTCTTGGACGCGCTGTCGGGCGTCATCGACCCCGAAGAGAAGCGCGCCGTCATCGGCGAACAGTTCATCCGGGAGTTCGAGCGCGAAGCGAAGGAGACGGACGCGGACTACCTCGTGCAGGGGACGATTTACCCCGACCGAATCGAGAGCGAGGGTGGCATCAAATCCCACCACAACGTCGGCGGCCTGCCGGATGTCGTGGATTTCGACGGCATCGTAGAACCGGTTCGTGACCTCTACAAGGACGAGGTGCGCGACGTTGCGCGCGCCCTCGGACTGGAAGACATCGTCGCGGAACGCATGCCCTTCCCCGGCCCCGGGCTCGCAGTTCGCGTCATCGGCGAAGTGACGCGCGAGAAGGCCCAAGTCGCCCGCGAAGCGTGCCACGTCGTCGAAGAAGAACTCGAAGAGTACGACCCGTGGCAGGCGTTCGCCGCCGTCGTCGGGAAAGGAACCGGCGTGAAAGGCGACAACCGCGTTCACGGCTGGATTGTCGCGGTTCGGTCGGTCGAATCGCGCGACGGCATGACCGCCAGAGCGCAGGAACTCGACTGGGAGACGCTCCAGCGAATCCAGTCGCGCATCACGGGACAGAACGAGAACGTCGCCCGCGTCGTCTACGACGTGACACATAAACCTCCGGCGACCATCGAATACGAATGA
- the pyrG gene encoding glutamine hydrolyzing CTP synthase, with protein sequence MPTDPETGYDPEMGEKFIFVTGGVMSGLGKGITAASTGRLLANAGFDVTAVKIDPYLNVDAGTMNPYQHGEVYVLKDGGEVDLDLGNYERFLDIDMTFDHNVTTGKAYKHVIEKERAGDYLGKTVQIIPHITDEIKRRIREAAEGHDVCIVEVGGTVGDIESMPFLEALRQFATEQDEDDFLLTHVTLVPYSKNGEQKTKPTQHSVKELRSIGLQPDVLVGRCDDGLDEETKEKIALFCDVPTDAVFSNPDVEDIYHVPLVVEEEGLDDYVMQELDLTDRAVSSEERSTAWRELVTQETEGEVDIALVGKYALEDAYMSIHEALKHAGLEKNVDVNVLWVDSDEMDDDHEERLKEADGIVVPGGFGSRGTEGKIEAIRYARENDVPFLGLCLGFQMAVVEYARNVLGLEGANSAESDDDTPHPVIDILPEQYEIEDMGGTMRLGAHETDIESDTLAQEVYGDTSCTERHRHRYEVNPEYFEDFDGEPMVFSGHAGNRMEILELDDHPYFFGTQFHPEFRSRPDRASPPFVGLLDGVLEEKANGSKTSDAEEREEVEA encoded by the coding sequence ATGCCGACTGACCCCGAGACAGGCTACGACCCCGAGATGGGGGAGAAGTTCATTTTCGTCACAGGGGGCGTCATGTCCGGACTTGGCAAAGGCATCACCGCCGCGAGCACTGGCCGACTGCTCGCAAACGCCGGGTTCGACGTGACCGCCGTAAAAATCGACCCGTATCTGAACGTGGACGCGGGGACGATGAATCCCTACCAGCACGGAGAAGTGTACGTCCTGAAAGACGGTGGCGAGGTTGACCTCGATTTGGGCAACTACGAGCGATTCCTCGACATCGACATGACGTTCGACCACAACGTCACCACCGGAAAAGCGTACAAGCACGTCATCGAGAAGGAACGCGCGGGCGACTACCTCGGAAAAACCGTCCAGATCATTCCGCACATCACGGACGAAATCAAGCGCCGAATCCGCGAGGCCGCCGAAGGCCACGACGTGTGTATCGTCGAAGTGGGCGGCACCGTGGGCGACATCGAGAGCATGCCGTTCCTCGAAGCCCTGCGCCAGTTCGCCACGGAACAGGACGAAGACGACTTCCTGCTGACACACGTCACGCTCGTTCCGTACTCGAAAAACGGCGAGCAGAAGACGAAACCGACCCAACACAGCGTGAAGGAACTGCGAAGTATCGGCCTTCAACCCGACGTACTGGTCGGACGCTGTGACGACGGATTGGACGAGGAAACGAAGGAGAAAATCGCGCTCTTTTGCGACGTGCCGACCGACGCCGTGTTCTCGAATCCGGACGTGGAGGACATCTACCACGTCCCGCTGGTTGTCGAGGAAGAAGGCTTGGACGACTACGTCATGCAGGAACTCGACCTGACCGACCGAGCGGTTTCCAGCGAGGAACGAAGCACGGCGTGGCGCGAACTCGTCACGCAGGAAACCGAGGGCGAGGTCGATATTGCGCTCGTCGGTAAGTACGCGCTCGAAGACGCCTACATGTCCATCCACGAGGCGCTGAAGCACGCCGGACTGGAGAAAAACGTTGACGTGAACGTCCTGTGGGTCGATTCCGACGAGATGGACGACGACCACGAGGAGCGACTCAAAGAGGCCGACGGAATCGTCGTCCCCGGCGGATTTGGCAGTCGCGGAACCGAGGGTAAAATCGAGGCCATTCGCTACGCCCGCGAGAACGACGTTCCGTTCCTCGGCCTCTGTCTCGGCTTCCAGATGGCCGTCGTGGAGTACGCCCGGAACGTCCTCGGACTGGAGGGTGCGAACTCCGCGGAAAGTGACGACGACACGCCACACCCCGTCATCGACATCCTGCCCGAACAGTACGAAATCGAGGATATGGGCGGGACGATGCGTCTCGGCGCGCACGAAACCGACATCGAATCGGACACGCTTGCTCAGGAGGTGTACGGCGACACGAGTTGCACGGAGCGCCACCGCCACCGCTATGAGGTAAATCCCGAGTATTTCGAGGATTTCGACGGCGAACCGATGGTCTTCTCCGGACACGCAGGCAACCGGATGGAAATCCTCGAACTGGACGACCATCCGTACTTCTTCGGGACGCAGTTCCACCCCGAGTTCCGTTCCCGGCCTGACAGGGCCAGTCCACCGTTCGTTGGTCTGCTAGACGGAGTGCTCGAAGAGAAAGCAAACGGAAGCAAAACTTCGGACGCGGAAGAACGCGAGGAGGTCGAAGCATAA